Part of the Natrialbaceae archaeon AArc-T1-2 genome, GTAGATAGCGGCTTCGGCTTCGCTCGCAGGTTTCCAGTAGAGGAGTATGCGAACGTTCTGTGAGACTCCTCCAGTCGACGGCTCGCTCGAAAGCGATATGGGGCCGTGGCTGGTTGTCCCGGCCATGAGCCTCGAGGAGTTGAACGAGGAGATGCAGGACAGCTACTCCGAACTGGGCGAGGAACTCACCGTCTCGCTGGATCGGGAGACCAGGAACGAGCTCGCCTTGCTCGAGACCGCACTCGAGCCCGACGAGACCGACGAACTCGTCCGGCGGGCGGTCCACATGCTCTTTCAGACGGCCGTCGACACCGGTAACCTCGATTTCCACCTGCGGTCGGGCTACGACGTCACCTACGACGAGTACCTCACGGGGATGACCTTCGAGGAGATGACCGGTGAGGACCGGTATCCGTCGATGGACGACGAACGTCGGTACCAGTTCTAGCTCTCAATCAATCGTCGCCACGCGCGCGTTCGAACGTCTCGATCGCAAGCTCCCGCCGGTCTGCGTGATCGACGATCGGCGCGGGATAGTCGGGCGCGAGGTCGCGCCGTCGGGTCGGCTCGAGGTCGTCCCAGGCGTGGATCGCCTCGGCCGGGACGCCCTCGAGTTCGGGGACGTACTCCCTGATGTAGGCGGCGTCGGGGTCGTATCGCTCGCCCTGTGTCATCGGGTTGAACACCCGGAAGTACGGCTGGGCGTCTGTGCCAGTCGAGGCGGCCCACTGCCAGCCGCCGACGTCGTTCGCCGTGTCGTGGTCGACGAGTTTCCGTCGGAACCAGTCGTAGCCCGCCCGCCAGTCGATCAGGAGGTCTTTCGTGAGAAACGAGGCGACGAGCATCCGCACGCGGTTGTGCATCCACCCCTCCGCACGGAGCTGGCGCATCCCCGCGTCGACGATCGGGTAGCCGGTCTCCCCGCGTTGCCAGGCCGCGAATTCGTCGGGGGCGGTTCGCCACTCGATCTCGCGTTCGTACCTCGAGACGTTCTCGCGGACGATCTCGGGGTTGTAGGCGAGGACGTGGGCGTAGAACTCCCGCCAGGCGAGCTGACGTCGGAACTCCCAGACCGACTCGCGGTCGGCGTCGGACCGGGCACGCGCTATCGCGTCCTCGGTCGCGGCGTACACTTCCCGGACCCCGAGCGTTCCCCACGTGAGGTGTGCCGAGAGTCGCGAGGTTCCCTCTCTGGCCGGGTAGTCCCGATCCTCGGCGTAGCGGTAGATGTCTTCCCGACAGAACGACTCGAGGCGGGCCTGCCCGGCCGGCCGGGTGACGGCCGGCAGTGATGCCTCGGGCTCGTCGAATCCCAGCTCCGCGACCGTCGGCAGGGGCTCGCCCTCGACGGCCGCGAGCTCGTCGGCGGCGGGCGGGTCGACCGGATCGGCTTTCGTCCGGTCGCGCCACTTCGTCCAGAAGTACGAGAAGACGGAGTAGTGCTCGCCCTGGTTCGGCGTGATCGAGCCCGGCTCGTGGGCGATGGCGTCCTGACAGGTCGTGACCTCGAGGTCGGCGTCCTCGAGTGAAGCGGTCACCGCCCGGTCGCGCTCGCGGGCGAGGCCGCTGTAGTCGTCGTTCCAGCTCACGCCGTTGGCCCCGTACTCGGAAGCGAGGTCGGGCAACACCGCGCTCGGCTCCCCGTGGGCGACGACGAGGTCGCTGTCGTGTGCACGGTAGCTATCCCGGAGTGTGGACAGGGCTTCGAGCATGGCGGCCACGCGGACGGACGAGGCGTGTGTGAGAATCGTCGGGTCGAAGACGAAGACCGGGACGACCGGGCCACGCTCGGTGCCGGCCGAGAGTCCGCGGTTGTCCGCCGGCCGAAGGTCCCGCCGGTGCCAGTGGATATGCATACGCGTGACAACGACCGCACGACGGAAAACGTGATCTGCTATCCGCCGGGTGGGATGCCGCCCTCGAGCGAGCGTCGTGCCGATTCGAGGACGCCTTCGACCGTGTAGTTGACGCCGATGTGAACGCTGACGGCGGCGAGGATGGTCCCGGCGACGACGTCCGAGAACCAGTGGATACCGAGATACATCGTCGAGAGGACGACGCTGCCTGCGAGTACGCCCGCGACGGGTACCCACAGCGGGTACTCCTCGCGGGTGAGCCACGCCAGCAGGAAGACGGTCACCGACAGCGACGTGTGCAACGACGGAAAGACGTTCACGCTCTGGTTGACCGTGTGTGTCAGGTAGCCGTACTGCGGAACCGTCTCGTACAGCAACCCGTCGAAGGCAATGTTGTCGAAGTTTCGCGGACCGTACGCGATGAACAGGGCATAACAGACCAGCCCGATCCCGTAGTTGGCCGTGAACGCGACGATCAGCGTCGAGAGATAGTCGGTCTCTTCGAGCGCGAAGTACGCGATAAACGGGAACGAAAGCAAGAACGCGTAGCCGTAGATGTAGACGAAGACGAAAAACGAGGTGAGTTCGGGCGTCTGGAACGATTGCAGTACCAGGACGGGGTTCTCACCGAAGACCGTCCGCTCAAGCGCGTAGATGTACGGCGTGATGTTCTGGCCGATGATCCGCCAGGAGAGCCACGGCATCACGTCCTGCGTGCTCCAGCGAACGAACAACACGCCGGCGAGCACCGAAAGCGAAAGCGCACAGGCGCGGACGCGGGGTCTGAACTCCCGGAGTGCGGTCGTGAACCGCCGTGGACCGACGAAGACGAGCGTCGCCGTGACGAGCATCGTCGCGACGACCACCGCGAGCTCGAGCAAGACCCCGGCGAGCACCATACCGAACCGATGGACGTCCAGCAGTTTAAACGGTGAGATTCACAGACCCTGCCGGGACGTTCACGCGAGGAGGTTTCCGTCCTCGTCGTAGCGATACCCCCCGGCCTCCTCGAACCGAGTGCGGACCACGTCTGGGTCTATCTCGCCGTCCGTGCCTGGAAAGGTCAGGACGTCCGGGCGCTGTGATCGCCACTCGTCGCCGAACACGCCGACCAGTGCATCGGGGGTAAGCGCCGGCTCGGCACGTCCGTCGCAGAACTCGTCGACGACGTATCGACGGTCGACCAGCTGTGAGACGACCTCGCGGAACCGATGATTCCCGAGCTCCGGGCGACGGGTGTTGTAGCCGACGAGATAGAACGATCGCGTCGACGTCCCCATCGTGGACGTGCCGGGGTCGTCCGCGACGGGCTCGAGCGTACTCGGCGTGAACGACCCACGAACGAGGTCGACGTCGTCCGCGAGCAACGTCTCGACCACCGTGGTCGCGGTCGGCGAGACTCGAAACTCGAGTCCGGCGTCCCCGTGATCTCCCTCGAGCAGGTCTTCGTAGCCGGGAACGCCGTCCCGCCGAAGGACGTGGTCGTCGTACGGCTGGAGTTCGAGTCGGTCGCCGCTCGCGTCCGCGAACGTGAACAGACCGGAACCGACCGGCTCCTCGTTGTCCCAGGCCAACGCCTCGGTGAGCGACTCGTCGATCGGTTCGGTGCGGTCGGCCCAGACGTGTTCGGGAAGCAGCGGGATCGTCAGCGCCCGCCGGGCGACTGCCCTCGAGCGATCGTCAAACGAGAACCGGACGGCCCTCCGACCGACTCTCGAGACGCCGTCGATGGCGGTCACGAGTCCTCGGTGTCGTGGCGCGGGGAGTGGACTCTCGGTCGCACCGTCTGCGGTATCCTCGAGGAACGCGACGGTGAACGTGACGTCTCCGGGCGTGATCGACGTCCCGTCGTGCCAGGTCAAGCCGTCTCGTAACGGGACAGTCGCCTCGAGTTCGCCGTCTTCGTCCCACCTGACGTCGTCGGCCAGCCAGGGGACGTAGCCTCGAGGCGTTTCGCGAACGAGGGGATCGTACAGCAGATCACAGACGAACTCGACGTCCGCGACGTCGACGGCGACGGGGTTGAGCCGGTCGATGCTTACCTGGCCGAACAGCCCGGCCCGGACCGGCTCCTCTCGGTCGTGCTGTGAGGAGACGTGCTCGAGCAACTGCACGAACTCCACCGGCCGACGTGGTGGCGCCGAGAGTCCGAGCGACGAGTTGGCCGCGCCGAGACGATCCGGGAAGACGATCGCGGTGTACGGCGACGTCGCTAACAGATACTCGAACAGTTCGGTGAGCGGCTCCTCGCGGTCGTCGTCGGTCGCTTGCCGCTCGAGCAGCTCGTCGACCGTCGGATCCGAGAACCCGAACGGGTTCTGCCATCCCCGTTCGCCGGCGAAATCGGAGTGTAACAGCGCTCGAAGCGCATCGGGATCGTCGAACCCCGGATGGCGCGTCACGAAGAGATCGAAGTCGTGCTCGAGGAGGACCTCGCGGTACAGCTCCGGCGGATCGACCGGTTCCGGAACGGCGTCTACTCCCGCTGCCCGAAGGTTTTCGGCGTGCTGGCTGGCGATCTTCGCCGCGATCGGATCGTCGTCCGGCGGCGGCGTCTTGACGGTCAGTGACACCTGCTCGGGTGCGGAGTTGCCGGCTCGAAACCGGAGGTCGTCCGAACAGCCGGCCAACGCGGTCGCCGCCGCTCCCGCAGCCGCGAGCAGCCGCCGTCGGCCGATCGATTCACTCGTCACTGTCGACACGTTGGCCACCGCGAGGTATAGACGTTTCTTCGGCCGGCGGAGTCTCTGTCCCTGTGGGCGTCACGGCGTTTCACAGAAATTGTGCGTCGCGAACACCTGTCCGTCCTCGGTCAGATAGATACCGACGCCGCCTCGATCCCACGACGCTTCGAGGATGGCCTCCCGGTGTGGCGGCGAATTCATCCACTGGTCGACGAGTCCCGCGGCGAGTTGCTCCGGCGTCTCGTGTCTGGTCGTCCCGCCGTCGGGCTGGGCGATCGGCCGCTCGAGGTGGGTCATCGCGATGTTCTCGCCGTAGGCCCGACAGTAGCCGGCGACGTCGGTAAAGCGATCCATCGGATCCTCGCCGTCGGGGTTCGTGTGCTCGAAGTACGCACGCTCGTGCATGTCGGCGCTGTGGGCTCGCGAGACCGACGCGATAGTGCCGTCCCACTCGATGGGATCGAGACCGCGTTCGGCCCGCCGATCGTTGACCTCGTGGTGGACGTAGTCTTCGACGGCGGCCGACGAGACCGTTCCGCCGGCGGCCTCGTAGGTCGACTCACCGGGATCTGCCGGATCGACCCGGTCGGGGTCGCGGTCGCCGGCCGGTGGTGGATCCTCGAAGCCGACCGGACCCGTCCGATCCTCGAGGTCGTCGATCAGTCCCGGGCCGACGAGGACGGCACCGGCGACGAGCGCCGCGAGAACGACGGCGACGACGAGCATC contains:
- a CDS encoding cryptochrome/photolyase family protein; protein product: MHIHWHRRDLRPADNRGLSAGTERGPVVPVFVFDPTILTHASSVRVAAMLEALSTLRDSYRAHDSDLVVAHGEPSAVLPDLASEYGANGVSWNDDYSGLARERDRAVTASLEDADLEVTTCQDAIAHEPGSITPNQGEHYSVFSYFWTKWRDRTKADPVDPPAADELAAVEGEPLPTVAELGFDEPEASLPAVTRPAGQARLESFCREDIYRYAEDRDYPAREGTSRLSAHLTWGTLGVREVYAATEDAIARARSDADRESVWEFRRQLAWREFYAHVLAYNPEIVRENVSRYEREIEWRTAPDEFAAWQRGETGYPIVDAGMRQLRAEGWMHNRVRMLVASFLTKDLLIDWRAGYDWFRRKLVDHDTANDVGGWQWAASTGTDAQPYFRVFNPMTQGERYDPDAAYIREYVPELEGVPAEAIHAWDDLEPTRRRDLAPDYPAPIVDHADRRELAIETFERARGDD
- a CDS encoding phosphatase PAP2 family protein, which produces MVLAGVLLELAVVVATMLVTATLVFVGPRRFTTALREFRPRVRACALSLSVLAGVLFVRWSTQDVMPWLSWRIIGQNITPYIYALERTVFGENPVLVLQSFQTPELTSFFVFVYIYGYAFLLSFPFIAYFALEETDYLSTLIVAFTANYGIGLVCYALFIAYGPRNFDNIAFDGLLYETVPQYGYLTHTVNQSVNVFPSLHTSLSVTVFLLAWLTREEYPLWVPVAGVLAGSVVLSTMYLGIHWFSDVVAGTILAAVSVHIGVNYTVEGVLESARRSLEGGIPPGG
- a CDS encoding ABC transporter substrate-binding protein, giving the protein MTSESIGRRRLLAAAGAAATALAGCSDDLRFRAGNSAPEQVSLTVKTPPPDDDPIAAKIASQHAENLRAAGVDAVPEPVDPPELYREVLLEHDFDLFVTRHPGFDDPDALRALLHSDFAGERGWQNPFGFSDPTVDELLERQATDDDREEPLTELFEYLLATSPYTAIVFPDRLGAANSSLGLSAPPRRPVEFVQLLEHVSSQHDREEPVRAGLFGQVSIDRLNPVAVDVADVEFVCDLLYDPLVRETPRGYVPWLADDVRWDEDGELEATVPLRDGLTWHDGTSITPGDVTFTVAFLEDTADGATESPLPAPRHRGLVTAIDGVSRVGRRAVRFSFDDRSRAVARRALTIPLLPEHVWADRTEPIDESLTEALAWDNEEPVGSGLFTFADASGDRLELQPYDDHVLRRDGVPGYEDLLEGDHGDAGLEFRVSPTATTVVETLLADDVDLVRGSFTPSTLEPVADDPGTSTMGTSTRSFYLVGYNTRRPELGNHRFREVVSQLVDRRYVVDEFCDGRAEPALTPDALVGVFGDEWRSQRPDVLTFPGTDGEIDPDVVRTRFEEAGGYRYDEDGNLLA
- a CDS encoding CAP domain-containing protein yields the protein MPGPRRVDAPSAASSDGSGPVRAVARVLFAILRMLVVAVVLAALVAGAVLVGPGLIDDLEDRTGPVGFEDPPPAGDRDPDRVDPADPGESTYEAAGGTVSSAAVEDYVHHEVNDRRAERGLDPIEWDGTIASVSRAHSADMHERAYFEHTNPDGEDPMDRFTDVAGYCRAYGENIAMTHLERPIAQPDGGTTRHETPEQLAAGLVDQWMNSPPHREAILEASWDRGGVGIYLTEDGQVFATHNFCETP